The Rhodopseudomonas palustris genome window below encodes:
- a CDS encoding DUF6538 domain-containing protein yields MSRPWKHPNSGVYWLRRAVPEDLRALVGKREEKRSLQTRDPAEAKRRHAAALADLESRWANLRAGPKPITEREAHKLVAFVYDEWLEQHREHPSAKTFWQVGLVDRLFVDPEDRPPRSPSDIKSYFTIEEGSLKVREMEDWCLQEAQSILRWKGLSTELGNTRTVARALARAVERASLTLQRWANGESDSSSYHLASVAPGLSTAPPQEPLPLPDIVQRWAAERRPAEKTLYEWSRVVRQLGDFLNQTDARRITEEDLIRWKSAMVADGLRPKTIQDAKLAPIRAILQWAVQNKLLKSNPAEGVTLDAKSKQGEKKRSFTDEEAKLVLKAAAAERDPVRRWVPWIGAYSGARISEICQLRSEDIKQIDGIWCMAFAPEAGSLKTSGSERIIPVHPALIEAGFLKFAATVKSGPLFAELAPDKFGKRGGNGTKVVGRFVRQLGLKDPRLSPSHSWRHRIKTSGRKFGLAQDILNAITGHGAKSVADSYGEFPVEALYREISKIPALDVRG; encoded by the coding sequence ATGTCCCGTCCCTGGAAGCATCCAAACAGCGGCGTCTACTGGCTCCGGAGAGCTGTACCGGAGGATTTGCGCGCGTTGGTCGGCAAGCGCGAGGAGAAGCGCAGCCTGCAGACGCGGGATCCAGCCGAAGCGAAGCGTAGGCACGCAGCAGCTCTCGCGGATCTCGAAAGCCGTTGGGCAAATCTTCGAGCTGGCCCAAAGCCGATCACCGAACGAGAAGCCCATAAACTCGTCGCGTTCGTCTACGATGAGTGGCTTGAGCAACACAGAGAACATCCAAGCGCCAAGACTTTTTGGCAGGTCGGTCTCGTCGATAGGCTTTTCGTCGATCCGGAAGATCGGCCCCCGCGCAGTCCTTCAGACATCAAATCGTATTTCACGATCGAAGAAGGGTCCCTCAAGGTTCGTGAGATGGAGGATTGGTGCCTTCAGGAAGCGCAAAGCATCCTAAGGTGGAAAGGCCTCTCGACCGAGCTGGGGAACACCCGAACGGTCGCTAGAGCCCTTGCCAGGGCGGTCGAAAGAGCCAGCCTGACGTTGCAGCGCTGGGCGAACGGCGAGAGCGATTCATCATCGTATCATCTGGCATCCGTGGCACCCGGGCTCAGCACTGCGCCGCCCCAGGAGCCTCTGCCGCTGCCCGACATCGTGCAACGCTGGGCAGCTGAAAGGCGCCCGGCGGAGAAGACGCTTTACGAATGGTCGCGCGTCGTTCGTCAGTTGGGCGATTTTCTGAATCAAACCGACGCTCGGCGGATCACCGAAGAAGACCTCATCCGCTGGAAGTCGGCGATGGTAGCCGACGGACTGCGGCCGAAAACGATTCAGGATGCGAAGCTAGCGCCGATCAGGGCCATCTTACAGTGGGCCGTACAGAACAAGCTGCTCAAGTCCAATCCGGCAGAAGGCGTTACGCTCGACGCCAAGAGCAAGCAGGGGGAAAAGAAACGCAGCTTCACCGACGAGGAAGCAAAACTCGTCCTCAAGGCTGCGGCGGCGGAAAGAGACCCTGTGCGGCGTTGGGTGCCTTGGATTGGCGCCTACTCGGGAGCGAGAATTTCCGAGATTTGCCAACTGCGATCCGAGGACATCAAGCAGATCGATGGCATCTGGTGCATGGCCTTTGCCCCGGAGGCAGGCTCGTTGAAGACGAGCGGCTCTGAACGAATCATTCCCGTTCATCCTGCCCTCATCGAGGCGGGGTTCTTGAAGTTCGCTGCGACGGTCAAGTCAGGACCATTGTTTGCTGAGCTTGCTCCCGACAAGTTCGGCAAACGTGGCGGAAACGGCACAAAAGTCGTCGGTCGCTTCGTGCGGCAGCTAGGCTTGAAAGACCCTAGGCTCTCCCCAAGCCACTCATGGCGCCACCGTATCAAAACCTCCGGCCGCAAGTTTGGGCTGGCTCAGGACATCCTGAACGCGATCACGGGGCACGGAGCGAAGTCGGTCGCCGATTCGTACGGAGAGTTTCCAGTGGAGGCGCTGTACAGGGAGATATCAAAGATCCCAGCGCTGGACGTCAGAGGCTGA
- a CDS encoding PGN_0703 family putative restriction endonuclease, with translation MNKKASPEGEAPSRLSLPRCPLVPDAILKAHNVHFEIDSRFRRAARLLQAFWLADQKIPTGVHVRRDSEVVTTSDLGSLLGPEAARSGKNFISPQIHKLVQHELVMREEGAAIDEERLFGNALSSMPLVFNLFGPMALDIGLATAVFRRLFPDFVDRVERISFEHSPGRRESRFLDDGTAFDVAIHVIMPDGDPGSIFVEVKYSEDMLGPAARHRDRYDEASRQSRLYRDPDCMLLRSLGLEQLWREHMLAQLAVDHGSVGRAVFLAIGPRLNRRVQSAFRVYESSLIDDGDESRVAFKFMTLEAVIDALSEAGATDIARTLWARYADFERVYNASLMIADDATVGGRPPSSTANMQGTVRQQLTLPASQALGRSTKPAQKAKRVGKVKS, from the coding sequence ATGAACAAAAAAGCTTCACCGGAAGGCGAGGCCCCATCTCGGCTCTCGTTGCCTCGCTGCCCGCTCGTGCCGGATGCCATCCTCAAGGCGCACAACGTCCACTTCGAAATCGACAGCCGTTTCCGTCGCGCCGCGCGCCTTCTGCAGGCTTTCTGGCTCGCAGATCAGAAGATTCCGACCGGGGTGCACGTCCGCCGCGACTCTGAGGTGGTCACCACATCAGATCTCGGATCTCTCCTGGGCCCCGAGGCTGCCCGTTCGGGAAAGAACTTCATTTCTCCCCAGATCCACAAGCTCGTCCAACATGAGCTGGTGATGCGCGAGGAGGGTGCCGCAATCGACGAAGAGCGCCTCTTCGGCAATGCGCTTAGTTCGATGCCTCTGGTTTTCAACCTGTTTGGGCCCATGGCTCTCGACATTGGTCTCGCGACTGCCGTATTTCGTCGGCTCTTCCCGGATTTCGTGGATCGCGTTGAGCGGATTTCGTTCGAGCATTCGCCTGGCCGCAGGGAGTCGCGCTTTCTGGACGACGGAACAGCGTTCGATGTGGCCATTCACGTGATCATGCCTGACGGTGATCCGGGCTCCATCTTCGTCGAGGTCAAGTACAGCGAGGATATGCTCGGGCCAGCCGCGCGCCATCGAGACCGCTATGACGAAGCATCTCGTCAGAGCCGCCTCTACAGAGACCCGGATTGCATGCTGTTGCGCTCCCTGGGGCTCGAACAGTTGTGGCGCGAGCATATGCTGGCGCAGCTCGCCGTGGACCACGGATCAGTAGGCCGCGCCGTGTTCCTCGCGATCGGACCTCGTCTCAACCGTCGGGTCCAGAGCGCCTTTCGGGTCTACGAGTCGTCATTGATCGATGACGGTGACGAAAGTCGCGTCGCATTCAAGTTTATGACCCTCGAGGCCGTTATTGATGCGCTCAGTGAAGCCGGCGCGACCGATATCGCTCGCACTCTCTGGGCGAGGTACGCCGACTTCGAACGTGTCTACAATGCATCATTGATGATCGCTGATGATGCCACCGTCGGTGGACGCCCGCCGTCTTCGACCGCAAACATGCAAGGCACCGTTCGTCAGCAGCTCACGCTGCCTGCTTCTCAGGCCCTCGGGAGGTCCACCAAACCTGCTCAGAAGGCGAAACGCGTCGGTAAGGTGAAGTCATGA
- a CDS encoding HsdR family type I site-specific deoxyribonuclease, whose protein sequence is MSTFRGGEVHTSQLSALHLLQAMTPGWTLLTQAEVDRERRGRFGGVLLEDILAVQLATLNRIEQDGRRHPFSEANIRTAIERLRSPEPLGLMTLNEKTTDLLQLGTSLDQTIEGVTRGRSLRYIDWETPANNAFHAVAELEVEKSGSHETRRPDIVLFVNGIPFAVIECKAPHVDLGAAVAQIITYQRADEIPHLFRSVQLVLAVKPSEAKYATVGSAAKFWAVWKEKEFDDAAVAPLVNAPLDEAQTRRTFGDGFAEEQAPFEARREEGRTICEQDRVIHALCRPDRLLDLARRFTLFDLGIKKIARYQQFFAVRKILKRVTTERDANGARRGGVVWHTQGSGKSLTMVMLAKALGLDVTITNRRVVLVTDRIDLDVQLRDTFDACGTDVIQAKTGTHLLELISRDKAAIVSTVINKFEAAVAKGDFKDESTEVFLLVDESHRGQYGAMHTRMKRVFPRACYIGFTGTPLTKNEKSTAARFGGIIDAYTIDQAVKDKAVLPLIYEGRQVVQEVNRDGIDTWFGRVTRNLSDQQCADLKRKLARYSEIAQGDQTLAAIAYDIAEHFTKFWKGTRWKAQFAVRSRAAAVKYYEIFREMGTILAEVIMSAPDDRSTGDDPAEEVTEPVVRFWKTMMAKYGGEEEYNRQITEGFKKREEPEILIVVSKLLTGFDAPVDTVLYIDKALTGHNLLQAIARVNRVEEDKEYGYIVDYAGVLGELDTAMRTYSALADFDPDDLDVGHAIIDVHAQIARLPQAHANLINHFKGVGKRRDEEAYEVFLADEAVRKEFYALLAEFARLLATALATSDWVNDPKNEAHARLYKDDLRRFQKLRTAVRNRYREAIDFEQYEARIRKLLDTHISADAVEVVTEPVNIFDTDAFDRAVDEQTTPASKADLIASQTKRTITERMEEDPVFFKKISDLIAEAISEHRAKRLSDNEYLNKIREAAEQVRRPKHDDVPTEIRSDEHAVAVFNSLQNAMNGPADLHGSSIRPVLAAAALELVSIVKALKVVNWTENVDVQNAMRNRMDDYFFDVVRDQHSVDLSPEQIDALVDGVLKIARARMA, encoded by the coding sequence GTGAGCACGTTCCGCGGCGGCGAGGTCCACACGTCTCAGCTCTCGGCGCTCCATCTGCTCCAGGCGATGACGCCGGGCTGGACGCTGCTGACGCAGGCCGAGGTCGACCGCGAGCGCCGCGGCCGCTTCGGCGGCGTGCTGCTGGAGGACATCCTCGCCGTACAGCTCGCGACGCTCAACCGCATCGAGCAGGACGGCCGCCGGCACCCGTTCTCCGAGGCCAATATCCGCACCGCGATCGAGCGGCTCCGCAGCCCGGAGCCGCTCGGCCTGATGACGCTGAACGAGAAGACCACCGATCTACTGCAGCTCGGCACGTCGCTCGACCAGACCATCGAGGGCGTGACCCGCGGGCGCTCGCTGCGCTACATCGACTGGGAGACGCCGGCGAACAACGCCTTCCATGCCGTCGCCGAGCTGGAGGTCGAAAAGTCCGGCAGCCACGAGACGCGCCGGCCCGACATCGTGCTGTTCGTCAACGGCATCCCGTTCGCCGTGATCGAGTGCAAGGCGCCGCATGTCGACCTCGGCGCGGCCGTCGCCCAGATCATCACCTATCAGCGCGCCGACGAGATCCCGCATTTGTTCCGTAGCGTGCAGCTCGTTCTCGCCGTCAAGCCGTCCGAGGCCAAATATGCGACCGTCGGCTCGGCAGCGAAATTCTGGGCCGTGTGGAAGGAGAAGGAGTTCGACGACGCGGCGGTGGCGCCGCTCGTCAATGCCCCGCTCGACGAAGCGCAGACCCGGCGCACCTTCGGCGACGGATTTGCCGAGGAGCAGGCGCCCTTCGAGGCCCGGCGCGAGGAGGGGCGCACGATCTGCGAGCAGGACCGCGTCATCCATGCGCTCTGCCGGCCCGATCGCCTGCTCGATCTCGCCCGCCGGTTCACCCTGTTCGATCTCGGCATCAAGAAGATCGCGCGCTATCAGCAGTTCTTCGCCGTTCGCAAGATCCTGAAGCGGGTGACCACCGAGCGCGACGCGAACGGCGCCCGGCGCGGCGGCGTCGTCTGGCACACGCAAGGGTCGGGCAAGTCGCTCACTATGGTGATGCTCGCGAAGGCGCTCGGCCTCGACGTCACCATCACCAACCGCCGCGTCGTGCTGGTGACGGACCGGATTGATCTCGACGTGCAGCTGCGCGACACGTTCGATGCCTGCGGCACTGATGTGATCCAGGCAAAGACCGGAACGCATCTGCTCGAACTGATTTCCCGCGATAAAGCGGCGATCGTCTCAACGGTCATCAACAAGTTCGAAGCAGCGGTCGCCAAAGGCGACTTCAAGGACGAGTCCACCGAGGTCTTCCTGCTGGTCGACGAGAGCCACCGTGGGCAATACGGCGCGATGCACACGCGCATGAAGCGCGTTTTCCCACGGGCCTGCTATATCGGCTTCACCGGCACCCCGCTGACAAAGAACGAGAAGAGCACGGCAGCACGGTTCGGCGGCATCATCGACGCCTACACAATCGACCAGGCTGTAAAGGACAAGGCCGTTCTGCCGCTGATCTACGAGGGCCGACAAGTCGTCCAGGAGGTCAATCGGGACGGCATCGACACCTGGTTCGGGCGGGTGACACGCAACTTGTCAGACCAGCAGTGCGCCGACCTGAAGCGGAAGCTCGCGCGCTACAGTGAAATCGCACAAGGCGACCAGACGCTCGCCGCGATCGCTTACGATATCGCCGAACACTTCACGAAATTCTGGAAAGGCACGCGCTGGAAGGCGCAGTTCGCTGTCCGCTCGCGCGCCGCTGCCGTCAAGTACTACGAAATCTTCAGGGAGATGGGGACCATCTTGGCTGAGGTCATCATGTCGGCGCCGGACGACCGTTCCACCGGTGACGATCCCGCCGAGGAAGTCACCGAGCCGGTTGTCCGATTCTGGAAGACGATGATGGCTAAGTACGGCGGCGAGGAGGAGTACAACCGCCAGATCACCGAGGGATTCAAGAAGCGGGAGGAGCCCGAGATTCTGATTGTGGTCTCGAAGCTCCTCACCGGCTTTGATGCCCCGGTGGACACCGTGCTCTACATCGACAAGGCGCTAACCGGGCACAATCTCCTCCAGGCCATTGCTCGCGTAAACCGCGTCGAGGAAGACAAGGAATACGGCTACATCGTCGACTATGCCGGCGTCCTTGGTGAGCTGGATACGGCCATGCGGACGTATTCGGCGCTGGCCGACTTCGATCCGGATGATCTCGATGTCGGCCATGCGATCATCGACGTGCACGCGCAGATCGCCCGGTTGCCGCAGGCACACGCAAATCTGATCAACCATTTCAAGGGTGTGGGGAAGCGACGCGACGAAGAGGCCTATGAGGTGTTCCTGGCCGACGAAGCGGTGCGCAAGGAGTTCTATGCGCTGCTCGCCGAATTCGCCCGGCTACTGGCGACAGCTCTCGCCACATCCGACTGGGTGAACGATCCGAAGAACGAAGCTCATGCCCGGCTGTACAAGGACGATCTTCGCCGCTTTCAGAAGCTCCGCACGGCGGTTCGAAATCGGTACCGAGAGGCGATCGACTTCGAGCAGTACGAGGCCCGTATCCGCAAGTTGCTCGACACCCATATCAGCGCCGACGCCGTCGAGGTCGTCACGGAGCCGGTCAACATCTTCGATACCGACGCCTTCGACCGTGCGGTGGACGAGCAGACGACGCCAGCCTCGAAAGCTGACCTTATCGCCAGCCAGACCAAGCGCACCATCACTGAACGCATGGAAGAAGATCCGGTCTTCTTCAAGAAGATCTCCGATCTTATCGCCGAGGCCATTTCAGAGCATCGAGCGAAGCGCCTCAGCGACAACGAGTACCTCAATAAGATCAGGGAGGCGGCCGAGCAGGTCCGGCGGCCGAAGCACGACGACGTGCCTACTGAGATTCGGTCGGACGAACATGCCGTGGCTGTGTTCAACTCCCTTCAGAACGCGATGAACGGCCCTGCAGATCTCCACGGGAGCAGTATTCGACCTGTTCTGGCCGCTGCTGCGCTGGAGTTGGTGTCGATCGTCAAAGCGCTGAAGGTCGTCAACTGGACCGAGAACGTTGATGTCCAGAACGCAATGCGGAACCGCATGGACGACTATTTCTTCGACGTTGTCAGGGACCAGCACAGCGTCGATCTCTCGCCTGAGCAGATCGACGCTCTTGTCGATGGCGTTCTGAAGATCGCCCGCGCGCGGATGGCATGA
- a CDS encoding type I restriction-modification system subunit M, with protein sequence MDDIKRVAWAACNTFRGLIDPAEYKDYILIMLFLKFVSDVWKQHLEENMRELKGDDVRVQRRMQRERFVMPEGSTFDELYAARDADNIGERVDIALEAIENTNKAKLGGVFRNVSFNSQTKLGETKDRNRRIKNLLEDFAKLDLRPGHVVEDEAIGEAYIYLIERFASEAGKKAGEFYTPLQVSQVLAKLVAPLPGDRICDPACGSGSLLIETAYEVGGKDFALFGQEVNGGTHALAKLNMFLHDIDGARIEWGDTLNNPLLIEDDHLMAFDVVVANPPFSLDKWGAENAPSDRFKRWTRGIPPKSTGDWAFITHMVETAKPKLGRVAVVVPHGVLFRGGAEGKIREAMIRENLLDAVIGLPSNLFQSTSIPVAVLVFDRRREKGGSRAKSTDVLFIDASRDFKQAKTQNILEAAHTAKIIDTFKARMDADKYARVVPAAEIEENGFNLNIPRYVDTFEAEAEIDVKAVQAEIDQLEAELVEVKKRMAGYLRELGADA encoded by the coding sequence ATGGACGACATCAAGCGTGTCGCCTGGGCAGCCTGCAACACATTTCGCGGGCTGATCGACCCGGCCGAGTACAAGGACTACATCCTCATCATGCTGTTCCTGAAGTTCGTTTCGGACGTCTGGAAGCAGCACCTCGAAGAGAACATGCGCGAGCTGAAGGGCGACGACGTTCGCGTCCAGCGGCGGATGCAGCGCGAGCGCTTCGTGATGCCCGAGGGCTCGACCTTCGACGAGCTCTACGCTGCGCGCGATGCGGACAACATCGGCGAGCGCGTCGACATCGCGCTGGAGGCGATCGAGAACACCAACAAGGCCAAGCTCGGCGGCGTGTTTCGAAATGTCTCCTTCAACTCGCAGACCAAGTTGGGCGAGACCAAGGATCGCAACCGCCGGATCAAGAACCTGCTCGAGGATTTTGCCAAGCTCGACCTCCGGCCCGGCCATGTCGTCGAGGACGAGGCGATCGGCGAGGCCTACATCTATCTGATCGAGCGCTTCGCCTCGGAGGCCGGCAAGAAGGCTGGTGAATTCTACACGCCGCTGCAGGTCAGCCAGGTTCTCGCCAAGCTGGTGGCGCCGCTGCCCGGCGACCGCATCTGTGACCCGGCCTGCGGCTCCGGCTCACTGCTGATCGAGACGGCGTACGAAGTCGGCGGCAAGGACTTCGCCCTGTTCGGGCAGGAGGTGAACGGCGGCACCCATGCGCTCGCCAAGCTCAACATGTTCCTGCACGACATCGACGGCGCGCGGATCGAGTGGGGCGATACGCTCAACAACCCGCTGCTGATCGAGGACGACCACCTGATGGCGTTCGACGTCGTGGTGGCCAACCCGCCGTTCAGCCTCGACAAGTGGGGCGCCGAGAACGCGCCGAGCGATCGGTTCAAGCGCTGGACGCGCGGTATCCCGCCGAAAAGCACGGGCGACTGGGCGTTCATCACCCACATGGTCGAGACGGCGAAGCCGAAGCTCGGCCGCGTCGCCGTGGTGGTGCCGCACGGCGTGCTGTTCCGCGGCGGCGCCGAGGGCAAGATCCGCGAGGCGATGATCCGCGAGAACCTGCTCGATGCGGTGATCGGCCTGCCGTCGAACCTGTTCCAGTCGACCTCGATCCCGGTCGCCGTGCTGGTGTTCGACCGACGCCGCGAGAAGGGCGGCTCGCGCGCCAAGAGCACCGACGTGCTGTTCATCGACGCCAGCCGCGACTTCAAGCAGGCGAAGACCCAGAACATTCTGGAAGCCGCGCACACGGCGAAGATCATCGACACGTTCAAGGCCCGCATGGACGCCGACAAGTACGCGCGCGTGGTGCCCGCCGCCGAGATCGAGGAGAACGGCTTCAACCTCAACATCCCGCGCTACGTCGACACGTTCGAAGCCGAGGCCGAGATCGACGTGAAGGCCGTGCAGGCGGAGATCGATCAGCTCGAAGCCGAACTGGTCGAGGTCAAGAAACGGATGGCGGGGTATCTGCGGGAGCTCGGGGCGGATGCGTGA
- a CDS encoding restriction endonuclease subunit S → MRDSNLEPPTGRATWPIVRLDDVAKRGSGHTPSQSHPEYWNGGIFWVSLADSSRLDRHTIFETTKNISDLGIHHSSAVLHPAGTVIVCRDAAIGKSAILGRAMAVSQHFISWQCASNGPLHNEYLYYWLQSMKPVFEKVANGSTIKTIGLGFFENLKVALPPATLQRSIADVLRTWDAAIDKTERLVAAQAVAYEHLSHALLTGRRRVGRQRSNWPSVALTDVTREATARNKAGQLDADAVMGVNKLHGMIPMKDHVRSADLSRYKVVRPGAFAYNPMRLNIGSLAQNDHGQDVLVSPDYVAFETRPDLLLPAYFDHLRRTPTWSRFVKRAGSGGVRIRIYYEDLADFILDLPPLDEQQRIVEVLDTGLREIAIIERQRDALAKQKRGLMQKLLTGEWTVKMPESEAAE, encoded by the coding sequence ATGCGTGATTCCAACCTAGAGCCGCCGACTGGCCGAGCCACTTGGCCGATTGTGCGGCTTGACGACGTCGCGAAGCGGGGTAGTGGGCATACACCCAGCCAGAGTCATCCGGAGTATTGGAATGGCGGAATATTCTGGGTCTCACTCGCTGACAGCAGCAGGCTTGATCGACACACTATCTTTGAGACTACGAAGAATATTTCTGATCTCGGAATCCATCACTCGTCCGCCGTTCTCCATCCCGCGGGAACGGTGATTGTCTGTCGCGACGCTGCGATTGGAAAGAGTGCTATTCTCGGAAGGGCAATGGCCGTTAGCCAGCATTTCATCTCGTGGCAGTGTGCTTCCAATGGTCCGTTGCATAACGAGTACCTGTACTACTGGCTTCAGAGCATGAAGCCGGTCTTTGAGAAGGTCGCGAATGGGTCGACCATTAAAACCATAGGGCTTGGCTTTTTCGAGAACCTGAAAGTCGCGCTTCCTCCGGCAACTCTGCAGCGCAGCATCGCCGATGTTTTGCGCACCTGGGACGCGGCTATCGATAAGACGGAGCGGCTGGTCGCTGCCCAAGCAGTTGCATACGAACACTTGTCGCACGCACTCTTGACCGGAAGGCGCCGTGTTGGCCGGCAGCGCTCTAACTGGCCGTCTGTCGCCCTGACCGACGTAACGCGCGAGGCGACGGCCCGCAATAAAGCGGGTCAACTCGACGCCGACGCCGTTATGGGCGTGAACAAGCTGCACGGCATGATTCCAATGAAGGATCATGTCCGGTCGGCCGATTTGTCGCGCTACAAGGTCGTCCGCCCCGGAGCGTTCGCATACAACCCAATGCGCCTCAATATCGGGTCCCTCGCGCAGAATGATCACGGACAGGATGTGCTCGTCAGCCCTGACTATGTGGCATTCGAGACGCGCCCAGATTTACTGCTGCCGGCGTACTTCGATCATCTCCGACGAACTCCGACGTGGAGCCGTTTCGTCAAACGCGCGGGTAGCGGTGGAGTCCGCATTCGGATCTACTACGAAGATCTCGCAGACTTCATTTTGGACCTGCCTCCGCTCGATGAGCAACAGCGCATCGTCGAAGTTCTGGACACCGGTCTCCGAGAGATTGCCATAATCGAACGTCAACGCGATGCCCTCGCCAAGCAGAAGCGCGGCCTCATGCAGAAGCTGCTGACGGGCGAGTGGACCGTGAAGATGCCCGAGTCGGAGGCGGCCGAGTGA
- a CDS encoding DUF2958 domain-containing protein, with product MSADRLLTVADRVQLLVNALAEDKDHCPAVKLFTPDGSATWLISEVDPDDPDRLFGLCDLGLGSPELGYVSLAELTALRGPLGLPVERDRHFVPNKSLTAYARDARTKGFIST from the coding sequence ATGAGCGCCGATCGGCTACTAACGGTCGCCGACCGGGTTCAGCTGTTGGTCAATGCCCTCGCCGAGGATAAGGATCATTGTCCAGCCGTCAAGCTGTTCACGCCTGATGGTTCAGCGACTTGGCTAATCAGCGAAGTGGATCCCGACGATCCGGATCGCCTATTCGGCCTCTGTGATCTAGGCCTCGGATCCCCGGAGTTGGGTTACGTCAGCCTCGCTGAACTGACTGCTCTCCGGGGGCCTCTGGGACTTCCGGTCGAGCGTGACCGTCATTTCGTTCCGAACAAGTCGCTTACGGCATACGCGAGAGACGCGAGAACGAAAGGCTTCATTTCAACCTGA
- a CDS encoding SprT family zinc-dependent metalloprotease → MRGSVAYANQRIDYSARHSSRKTLEITVHPDGAVEIVAPAGIGQQVIEKRLIRRASWVLQQRRYFEQFLPRTPARRYVGGETHLYLGRQFRLKVRVAERSSVRLKAGFFEVVVAGQPSPECVRSLLEQWYRRHADEKLSMRFETLLARFPHVATQRLSLVIRPMKRRWGSHSARGRITLNRDLIRAPLPCIDYVIVHELAHARHPNHGRAFFELMTQMMPDWERRKLALERMLA, encoded by the coding sequence ATGCGGGGGTCGGTTGCCTATGCGAATCAGCGGATCGACTATTCGGCGCGTCACTCCTCTCGCAAGACGCTGGAAATTACAGTTCATCCGGACGGCGCGGTCGAGATCGTCGCACCCGCGGGCATCGGCCAGCAGGTCATTGAGAAGCGGCTGATCCGGCGCGCCAGCTGGGTCCTTCAGCAGCGACGTTACTTCGAGCAATTTCTCCCTCGAACGCCGGCCCGGCGCTACGTTGGAGGTGAAACCCACCTTTATCTCGGCCGACAGTTTCGGCTAAAAGTGAGGGTAGCTGAGAGGAGCAGCGTTCGCCTTAAAGCCGGCTTCTTTGAAGTGGTGGTGGCCGGCCAACCCTCCCCTGAGTGCGTTCGGTCTCTGCTGGAGCAGTGGTATCGACGCCACGCAGATGAAAAGCTGAGCATGCGATTCGAGACTCTGCTGGCGAGGTTCCCCCACGTGGCAACTCAGCGGCTCAGTCTCGTCATTCGCCCCATGAAGCGACGGTGGGGGAGCCACTCAGCCAGAGGGCGGATCACGCTCAATCGTGACCTGATCCGCGCTCCACTGCCCTGTATCGACTACGTCATCGTCCATGAACTCGCCCATGCTCGCCATCCCAATCATGGTCGCGCCTTCTTCGAGTTAATGACCCAGATGATGCCCGATTGGGAAAGGCGAAAGCTTGCACTTGAGCGTATGCTCGCTTGA